The proteins below come from a single Halomonas binhaiensis genomic window:
- a CDS encoding SDR family NAD(P)-dependent oxidoreductase, with protein MSHKLSGKVALVVGGASGIGRAIAELFHAEDAYLAVADYNDEGCAELSRQLVDRVTAHSVDVASDSSVQALIQDVIAAHGHIDVLVNSAGILDETAFLDMSTDTFDRMIGINLRGIFVVSRLVAAHMVERREGRIINIASQLALKGGTGLAHYCAAKAGVLGLTKSMARELAPFNVLTNAIAPGPILTPMLGGLSDEWIAAKEAELPLGRFGRAEEVAPTALMLAASPDGDLYLGQTLGPNSGDVM; from the coding sequence ATGTCCCATAAGTTGAGTGGAAAGGTAGCTCTGGTGGTGGGGGGAGCGAGTGGCATTGGCCGTGCCATTGCTGAGTTGTTTCATGCCGAAGACGCGTACCTGGCTGTCGCTGACTATAATGACGAGGGCTGCGCTGAGCTTTCACGCCAATTGGTGGATCGCGTGACAGCACATAGCGTGGATGTTGCCTCGGATAGTAGCGTTCAAGCTCTGATCCAGGATGTGATTGCAGCTCACGGTCATATTGATGTGCTGGTCAACAGCGCAGGGATTCTTGATGAGACTGCGTTTCTGGATATGTCGACCGACACCTTTGATCGCATGATCGGTATCAATCTGCGCGGTATTTTCGTTGTCAGCCGCCTTGTGGCGGCACATATGGTCGAGAGGCGTGAAGGGCGTATTATCAATATTGCATCTCAACTGGCGTTGAAGGGTGGAACAGGACTGGCACATTACTGTGCTGCCAAGGCCGGAGTGCTGGGGTTGACGAAATCCATGGCACGTGAGCTGGCACCCTTTAATGTACTGACCAATGCCATAGCACCGGGTCCCATCTTGACACCGATGCTCGGAGGACTGAGTGACGAGTGGATTGCTGCCAAGGAAGCTGAGCTTCCGCTCGGCCGCTTCGGACGTGCGGAGGAGGTGGCACCCACGGCACTGATGCTGGCAGCATCACCGGACGGTGATTTGTATCTTGGACAGACACTGGGCCCCAATAGTGGGGATGTGATGTAA
- a CDS encoding polysaccharide deacetylase family protein, with the protein MAKKEILCAFGVDVDAVAGWLGSYGGEDSPDDISRGLFAGEVGAPRLLKLFERYNLKTTWFIPGHSIETFPEQMKAVVEAGHEVGIHGYSHENPIAMTREQERDVLDYNIDLVTQLTGKRPTGYVAPWWEFSPVTNELLLERGIKYDHSLMHNDFHPYYVRVGDSWTKIDYSKPAREWMKPLERGKETDLIEIPANWYLDDLPPMMFIKKSPNSHGFVSPRQLGEMWQDQFDWVYRENDYAVFTMTIHPDVSGRPQVLLMLERMIEHMLAHEGVRFCTFDEIADDFAARQPRK; encoded by the coding sequence ATGGCAAAGAAGGAGATTCTCTGTGCGTTTGGCGTCGATGTGGACGCTGTGGCTGGCTGGTTGGGTTCATATGGAGGTGAAGACTCACCAGACGACATCTCTCGCGGCCTGTTCGCGGGAGAGGTAGGAGCGCCTCGGCTGCTCAAGCTGTTCGAGCGCTATAACCTCAAGACCACCTGGTTCATTCCTGGTCATAGCATCGAAACCTTTCCTGAGCAGATGAAGGCGGTGGTAGAGGCGGGACATGAAGTGGGGATTCATGGCTATAGCCACGAAAACCCGATTGCCATGACTCGGGAGCAAGAGCGTGATGTGCTCGATTACAACATTGATCTGGTGACCCAACTGACGGGCAAGCGTCCGACCGGTTATGTAGCGCCCTGGTGGGAATTCAGCCCTGTCACTAATGAGTTGTTGCTGGAACGTGGCATCAAGTATGACCACAGTCTTATGCACAATGATTTCCATCCATACTACGTTCGGGTCGGTGACTCCTGGACAAAGATCGATTACTCCAAGCCTGCCCGCGAGTGGATGAAACCGCTTGAGCGTGGCAAGGAAACGGATCTGATCGAGATTCCTGCCAATTGGTATCTCGATGACCTGCCGCCGATGATGTTCATCAAGAAATCCCCCAACAGCCATGGCTTTGTCAGCCCGCGCCAGCTTGGCGAGATGTGGCAGGATCAATTCGACTGGGTTTATCGCGAGAATGATTATGCGGTCTTCACCATGACGATCCACCCCGATGTGTCTGGGCGCCCACAGGTGCTGTTGATGTTGGAGCGGATGATCGAGCACATGCTGGCCCACGAAGGCGTACGTTTCTGCACTTTCGATGAAATTGCAGATGACTTCGCCGCCAGACAGCCGCGCAAATAG
- a CDS encoding LysR substrate-binding domain-containing protein: MARTPSLRKLRYFVAVAESGKVTQAAVDLNVSQSSITTGVREIEEELGVKLFDRQAQGMLLTREGTRFLQQVRHVFQAVDEAFDSTRVHSPTLTGRLELAMSYTVAGYFLPPLLAQFQRRYPGVEVRLHEAPRPVIQAGLKNATFDLAIMLVSNLEPDTPLETHLLIRSPRRLWVGSHHPLLERRQVGLEDVAQEPYIMLNVDEAEQTALKYWAPSGLAPRTLFSTSSVEAVRSLVANGAGISILSDMVYRPWSLEGRRIEHIDLSDPIPTMDVGLAWDAGRGLTPTAQAFHDALIEAMAVG, encoded by the coding sequence ATGGCAAGAACTCCATCACTGCGAAAGCTACGTTATTTTGTGGCCGTTGCTGAAAGCGGCAAAGTCACCCAGGCCGCGGTCGACCTGAATGTCTCACAGTCTTCCATCACCACTGGCGTCCGGGAAATCGAGGAAGAACTGGGCGTAAAATTATTCGATCGTCAGGCCCAGGGCATGCTGCTGACCCGCGAAGGTACCCGTTTTCTGCAACAGGTTCGGCATGTTTTCCAGGCCGTGGATGAGGCCTTCGATAGCACAAGGGTGCATTCCCCCACACTCACTGGCCGACTGGAGCTGGCCATGAGCTACACCGTGGCCGGTTACTTCCTGCCGCCCTTGCTGGCTCAATTCCAACGCCGCTATCCGGGGGTCGAAGTACGCTTGCATGAAGCCCCCAGACCCGTCATCCAGGCCGGCCTGAAAAACGCCACATTCGATCTGGCCATCATGCTTGTCTCCAACCTGGAACCCGACACGCCGCTGGAAACACACCTGTTGATTCGCTCGCCGAGGCGGCTATGGGTCGGAAGTCACCATCCGCTATTGGAACGTCGACAGGTAGGCCTGGAAGATGTCGCCCAGGAGCCATACATCATGCTCAATGTCGACGAAGCCGAGCAGACAGCGCTCAAATACTGGGCACCCAGCGGCCTGGCGCCACGCACACTGTTCAGTACGTCTTCCGTGGAAGCGGTACGAAGCCTGGTGGCCAATGGCGCTGGTATCAGCATTCTTTCGGATATGGTCTACCGTCCCTGGTCACTGGAAGGGCGGCGTATCGAGCACATCGATCTCAGCGACCCGATTCCGACCATGGACGTGGGCCTGGCCTGGGATGCCGGACGAGGTCTAACACCCACGGCGCAGGCGTTTCATGATGCACTGATCGAGGCCATGGCGGTGGGATGA
- a CDS encoding 5-oxoprolinase subunit PxpA, with amino-acid sequence MTTVLDINADMGEGFGPWLIGEGVDDDIMALISSANIATGFHAGDPSTMTHSLREARKHGVAVGAHPGFRDLVGFGRRHINASPEELVNDVLYQLGALRELARREGQTLHHLKLHGALFMHAARDEAFATQLCEALVASGTDLPIYCLVDSVLDRVARQAGLRSVHEFYADRDYDDNGSIVFVRQVARRDPDQVAAKVLLAVTEGVVESINGKRVAVSCDSVCLHSDSPGALDMLKTIRRRLGEAGIAVRTV; translated from the coding sequence ATGACAACGGTTCTGGACATCAATGCGGACATGGGAGAGGGGTTTGGCCCATGGCTGATTGGCGAAGGTGTCGATGATGACATCATGGCATTGATCAGTTCTGCCAATATCGCGACCGGCTTCCATGCTGGCGATCCTTCCACCATGACCCACAGCCTGCGTGAAGCTCGGAAACATGGTGTGGCCGTCGGTGCCCACCCCGGATTTCGTGACCTGGTCGGTTTCGGGCGCCGACATATCAATGCCAGCCCGGAAGAGCTGGTCAATGACGTGCTCTATCAGTTGGGCGCGCTGCGTGAACTGGCCCGGCGAGAGGGACAGACGCTGCACCACCTCAAGCTGCATGGTGCGTTGTTCATGCATGCGGCACGAGACGAGGCGTTTGCGACTCAGCTGTGTGAAGCCCTGGTGGCGTCAGGCACTGATCTGCCGATCTATTGCTTGGTGGATTCAGTGCTCGACCGAGTGGCTCGGCAGGCCGGCTTGCGTTCCGTTCACGAATTCTATGCCGATCGTGACTACGACGATAACGGTTCGATTGTCTTCGTCCGTCAGGTGGCGCGACGTGACCCGGATCAGGTTGCCGCCAAGGTGCTGCTGGCTGTCACCGAGGGTGTCGTCGAGAGCATCAATGGCAAGCGAGTGGCGGTGAGCTGCGATTCGGTGTGCCTGCACAGCGACTCGCCGGGAGCACTGGATATGCTCAAGACCATTCGTCGTCGCCTGGGTGAAGCCGGTATCGCAGTGCGGACGGTGTGA
- a CDS encoding GntR family transcriptional regulator has translation MIRNVLRESILDQRIAPNLVLLEGAIARLFGTSRGPVRKALELLHEEGVISRFEGRGFLATSDPDSVVPARDPLTPSALRLNHKEGSVVDQRSVAERIYDDVEDAVATCIAFGHFRIIETTLSDYYGVSRTVAREVLGRLRSQRLVEKGPRSHWLAGPLTSQAVLEDYEIRVLLEPAALRASAPLLARSELLEMQQRLQRLLDDPALLNAAEISRLENDLHRQCLRHYRNRKAAEMIAQSQLPILVNRLFFQSLGVPLCEPMVVEHKLVIDHLLYGAFDAAASSLESHLLASSERTRSRLKVLSVFPEPDLPPYLTRIS, from the coding sequence GTGATTCGGAATGTTTTGCGCGAGAGTATTCTTGATCAGCGCATTGCTCCCAATCTTGTTCTCCTCGAGGGCGCCATTGCGCGCTTGTTCGGTACCAGCCGAGGACCCGTGCGCAAGGCGTTGGAGCTGCTTCATGAAGAAGGTGTGATCAGCCGTTTTGAAGGTCGTGGTTTTCTGGCGACGTCTGACCCGGATTCCGTGGTGCCGGCGCGTGACCCACTAACGCCGAGTGCGCTGAGGCTCAATCACAAGGAAGGCTCCGTGGTTGACCAGCGTTCAGTGGCCGAGAGGATCTATGATGACGTTGAGGACGCAGTAGCGACCTGTATTGCTTTCGGCCATTTTCGTATTATTGAAACCACCCTCAGCGATTACTACGGCGTCAGCCGCACGGTGGCACGTGAAGTGTTGGGGCGTTTGCGTAGCCAGCGGTTGGTCGAGAAAGGGCCGCGTTCCCACTGGCTGGCCGGCCCCTTGACCTCTCAGGCGGTGCTGGAGGATTACGAGATTCGCGTATTGCTGGAGCCTGCAGCGTTGCGCGCTTCGGCACCTCTGCTGGCACGTAGTGAGTTACTGGAAATGCAGCAGCGCCTGCAGCGTCTGCTGGATGATCCTGCCCTGCTGAACGCGGCCGAGATCTCTCGCCTTGAAAATGATCTGCATCGCCAGTGCCTGCGCCACTACCGCAACCGTAAAGCGGCAGAAATGATTGCTCAGAGTCAGTTGCCGATTCTCGTCAACCGACTGTTCTTTCAGTCATTGGGTGTGCCGCTATGTGAGCCGATGGTGGTTGAGCATAAGTTGGTGATCGATCATCTGTTGTACGGTGCTTTCGATGCTGCCGCCTCCAGTCTCGAATCCCATCTACTGGCGTCTTCAGAACGGACCAGAAGTCGCCTCAAGGTGTTATCTGTTTTTCCCGAACCAGATCTTCCTCCCTATTTGACGAGAATCAGCTGA
- a CDS encoding biotin-dependent carboxyltransferase family protein has product MSIEVIKPGLATTIQDAGRSGHYHLGIPPSGAMDQVSMRSANLLLGNPEAAAVLECALMGPELRFHDTLRIATGGAQMVPKIDGVACPNHEVIEVPAGSVLSFDFVRAGARLYLAVEGGFDVPERLGSRSTYALGSLGGLEGRPLQAGDRLKVLSAEYCADVGRSLPESLRPVYHKQYELRVVPGIYDHRLTPEARERFYDELWSVGSEADRIGYRFKGGTPLEFIEREPPFGAGDDPSNIVDACYPIGSIQVPSGSEPIVLHRDAVSGGGYAMIGTVISADMDLIGQIQPHQKVRFVPVSLQQALTARAEYQQRLQGLRQALV; this is encoded by the coding sequence ATGAGCATTGAAGTGATCAAGCCGGGACTTGCGACCACCATTCAGGATGCTGGGCGTAGTGGTCATTATCATCTAGGGATCCCGCCATCGGGAGCCATGGATCAGGTCTCGATGCGCTCCGCCAATCTACTGCTTGGCAATCCGGAAGCTGCTGCAGTGCTTGAATGCGCTTTGATGGGCCCGGAGCTGCGCTTTCATGACACCCTGCGTATTGCCACCGGTGGCGCGCAAATGGTGCCGAAGATTGATGGCGTCGCCTGTCCCAATCATGAAGTCATCGAGGTGCCGGCGGGGAGTGTACTGAGCTTTGACTTCGTACGAGCGGGGGCGCGCCTGTATCTGGCGGTGGAAGGGGGCTTCGATGTACCCGAACGCCTCGGCAGTCGCAGCACCTATGCATTGGGTAGTCTCGGAGGCCTGGAAGGTCGGCCGCTGCAAGCGGGGGATCGGTTGAAGGTACTGTCGGCAGAGTATTGTGCGGATGTTGGCCGATCCTTGCCGGAGTCCTTGAGGCCCGTATATCACAAGCAATACGAGCTGCGCGTGGTACCCGGTATCTATGATCACCGTTTGACACCGGAAGCTCGTGAACGCTTTTACGACGAACTGTGGTCAGTGGGTTCCGAAGCAGACCGTATCGGTTATCGCTTCAAGGGGGGAACGCCACTGGAGTTCATCGAGCGGGAGCCACCTTTTGGTGCCGGTGATGACCCTTCGAATATTGTCGATGCCTGCTATCCCATTGGCTCCATCCAGGTGCCGAGTGGTAGCGAACCCATCGTGCTGCATCGTGATGCAGTATCAGGCGGTGGGTACGCGATGATCGGTACTGTGATCAGTGCCGACATGGATCTGATTGGTCAGATTCAGCCCCACCAAAAGGTGCGTTTCGTGCCGGTTTCCCTGCAACAGGCCTTGACGGCCAGGGCCGAGTACCAGCAGCGCCTGCAAGGGCTTCGTCAGGCATTGGTTTGA
- a CDS encoding MFS transporter produces MSMDSKLGRPEGRPDSDQPWNAVITRKQIGYASLVCFIAWAASVYDYTLFGTLLPVIAEDFGWTTAKATAVNTWATIGVFLVSLVVGSMLDRFGRKKTLILLVIGGAISSGFSGLAIGAASMVIIRAFSGFAVSEEVVNAVYLNEIYRKAKGRGFMYSLVQSGWPVGALLAAGMTSLLLPVIGWRGSFFVAALASVIVIVMAVKLPESPVFAAIKEVERRRKAGQNAEADQLALEHELEMSSDSHKGIKGVLTPELRRHTISLSLVWLFSWMAIQVFAVLGTTVLVEAKSVSFESSLLVLILANAVGFIGYLTHGWIGDRIGRRNTVLGGFVLGGIASLAMLLGPATEAFVYVMYAVTLFFLLGPFAAILFYMGESFPPHVRGTGANVAHVMAPVGAIVGSGLISILLTAGVSMTMAAIIAGSLPLLLSGLLMLGCRRVEHHVSDVMEGATA; encoded by the coding sequence ATGTCTATGGATTCAAAACTTGGGCGGCCTGAAGGTCGTCCTGATAGCGACCAACCGTGGAACGCTGTCATTACAAGAAAGCAGATCGGCTACGCTTCCTTGGTCTGTTTCATTGCCTGGGCGGCATCGGTATATGACTACACCTTGTTCGGTACCTTGTTACCGGTCATTGCCGAGGACTTTGGCTGGACCACGGCCAAGGCGACCGCTGTCAATACCTGGGCCACTATCGGTGTGTTTCTGGTGTCACTGGTGGTGGGGTCCATGCTGGACCGCTTCGGACGCAAGAAGACTCTGATCCTGCTGGTCATCGGTGGTGCGATCAGCTCCGGGTTTTCCGGTCTGGCAATCGGTGCTGCTTCGATGGTCATCATTCGTGCTTTCTCGGGTTTTGCTGTGTCGGAAGAAGTGGTGAATGCAGTTTACCTGAACGAAATCTATCGCAAGGCCAAAGGCCGGGGCTTCATGTACAGCCTGGTGCAGAGTGGCTGGCCGGTGGGCGCGTTGCTGGCAGCCGGCATGACATCCCTGTTGCTGCCGGTGATCGGTTGGCGCGGTAGCTTCTTCGTTGCGGCTCTGGCATCCGTCATTGTCATTGTGATGGCAGTCAAACTGCCGGAGTCCCCGGTGTTTGCGGCGATCAAGGAGGTTGAGCGGCGGCGCAAAGCAGGCCAGAACGCCGAAGCAGACCAGTTGGCCCTTGAGCATGAGCTTGAGATGTCCAGTGATAGTCACAAGGGCATCAAAGGTGTGCTGACTCCAGAGCTGCGCCGTCACACGATTTCGCTGTCGTTGGTATGGTTGTTCAGTTGGATGGCCATCCAGGTCTTCGCGGTATTGGGCACCACAGTATTGGTCGAGGCCAAGAGTGTCAGCTTTGAAAGCTCATTGCTGGTATTGATTCTGGCCAATGCCGTGGGCTTCATCGGCTACCTGACTCACGGCTGGATCGGTGATCGGATCGGACGTCGCAATACTGTGCTGGGCGGTTTTGTGCTGGGTGGTATAGCGAGCCTGGCAATGTTGCTGGGTCCAGCCACCGAGGCTTTCGTCTATGTGATGTATGCCGTGACTCTGTTCTTTCTGCTTGGTCCCTTCGCCGCCATTCTGTTCTACATGGGAGAATCCTTCCCACCACACGTGCGCGGAACGGGAGCCAATGTGGCCCACGTCATGGCACCCGTAGGAGCGATTGTCGGTTCAGGCCTGATCTCGATACTGCTGACCGCAGGGGTATCCATGACCATGGCAGCGATCATTGCCGGCTCTCTGCCGTTGCTGCTTAGTGGTCTGCTGATGCTGGGGTGTCGTAGGGTCGAGCACCATGTTTCTGATGTGATGGAAGGGGCTACTGCATGA
- a CDS encoding acetyl-CoA carboxylase biotin carboxylase subunit → MNGRLLIANRGEIAVRIVRAAQELGLTSIVVHSEADAESLAVQLADEAVCIGPAQAAKSYLNIDAILAAARDCRADAVHPGYGFLSENAEFARRVEAAGIVFVGPDAGLIERMGNKSEARATAMAAGVPVVPGSPGPVVGIDEATSVAGDVGYPLLIKAAAGGGGRGIRTARNESELREQLPLAQAEARAAFGDDSVYLERYIERARHIEVQILADGERAVHLFERECSLQRRRQKVFEEAPSPALSEKARQQLCESAVALAEHVGYRAAGTLEYLYDDDSGEFFFIEMNTRIQVEHPVTEMITGIDLVREMIRIALGQGLSLQQGDIQRRGWAVEMRLNAEDPDKGFFPSPGRVEKLTWPTGPGIRIDSLLYEGYRMPPYYDSMVAKLIVWDETREAALKRAARALDEFCLEGFTTTAGLHRRLLDEPAIQNGDFHTGSLEVWLEDQSQALSQSESQLRSQAQSQLRSQPQSTSVEEAS, encoded by the coding sequence ATGAACGGTCGACTGCTGATTGCCAACCGGGGCGAGATCGCCGTTCGTATCGTACGTGCCGCACAGGAGCTGGGGCTGACCAGCATTGTGGTACACAGCGAGGCGGATGCTGAAAGCCTTGCCGTGCAACTGGCGGATGAAGCGGTGTGTATCGGCCCGGCCCAGGCAGCGAAGAGCTATCTGAATATCGACGCTATCCTTGCCGCTGCCCGCGATTGTCGTGCCGATGCGGTACATCCCGGTTATGGCTTCCTGTCAGAGAATGCGGAGTTTGCCCGGCGTGTCGAGGCTGCGGGCATTGTCTTCGTGGGACCGGATGCTGGCTTGATCGAGCGCATGGGCAACAAGTCAGAGGCGCGGGCCACGGCGATGGCGGCGGGTGTTCCGGTAGTGCCGGGCTCTCCCGGGCCGGTGGTTGGCATTGACGAGGCAACAAGTGTTGCCGGTGATGTTGGCTATCCACTACTTATCAAGGCTGCAGCGGGGGGCGGTGGACGTGGCATTCGCACCGCGCGCAACGAGAGTGAGTTGCGTGAACAGTTGCCGCTGGCTCAGGCAGAAGCGCGTGCAGCATTCGGTGACGATAGTGTCTATCTGGAGCGTTACATCGAGCGGGCGAGGCATATCGAGGTGCAGATTCTCGCCGATGGTGAGCGTGCTGTGCACCTGTTCGAGCGCGAGTGTTCCCTGCAGCGTCGTCGCCAGAAGGTGTTTGAGGAGGCGCCGTCTCCAGCACTTTCCGAAAAGGCACGTCAGCAGCTCTGTGAGTCTGCCGTGGCACTGGCCGAGCACGTCGGCTACCGCGCTGCGGGCACGCTTGAATACCTGTATGACGACGATAGCGGCGAATTCTTCTTTATCGAGATGAATACCCGCATTCAGGTAGAGCATCCGGTCACGGAGATGATTACCGGTATCGACCTGGTTCGAGAGATGATCCGTATCGCCCTGGGGCAGGGCCTGTCACTGCAGCAGGGCGATATCCAGCGTCGCGGTTGGGCGGTGGAAATGCGCCTTAATGCCGAGGATCCCGACAAGGGGTTCTTCCCGTCACCAGGGCGCGTGGAGAAGCTGACCTGGCCCACGGGCCCCGGTATTCGCATCGATTCGTTGCTCTATGAAGGCTATCGCATGCCTCCCTATTACGATTCGATGGTGGCCAAGCTGATTGTCTGGGATGAAACCCGTGAGGCGGCGCTGAAGCGGGCAGCTCGGGCATTGGATGAGTTCTGCCTGGAAGGATTCACCACCACGGCGGGCCTGCACCGCCGTCTGTTGGATGAACCTGCCATCCAGAACGGTGATTTCCACACCGGCAGTCTGGAAGTCTGGCTGGAGGATCAATCTCAAGCGCTCTCTCAATCCGAGTCTCAACTCCGGTCTCAAGCCCAGTCTCAACTCCGGTCTCAACCCCAGTCCACATCAGTGGAGGAGGCATCATGA
- a CDS encoding acetyl-CoA carboxylase yields the protein MSQLTQQAPFPGVFYCRPSPDSDPFVEPGSSVDANTTIGLLEVMKQFVEVKAEAAGKVLEVLAGDEQLLEAGDDILVIDTSGEGA from the coding sequence ATGTCACAACTTACTCAACAAGCCCCGTTTCCCGGCGTCTTCTACTGTCGGCCCTCGCCGGACTCTGACCCCTTTGTCGAGCCTGGCAGCTCGGTGGATGCGAACACAACTATCGGCTTGCTGGAAGTCATGAAGCAATTCGTCGAGGTCAAGGCCGAGGCTGCTGGCAAGGTACTGGAGGTTCTGGCCGGCGATGAACAGCTGCTGGAGGCCGGTGATGACATTCTGGTGATCGACACCAGTGGGGAGGGCGCATGA
- a CDS encoding 5-oxoprolinase subunit B family protein: protein MNAESVTETAAARYSVAGDEFLFVELSESMTLEAFFRSISITGRLRERALPGVLEICPANASYQVRIDPQQISVSQLQAELEDIDAEVSSQSVQRLTTRVVEVPVLYNDPWTHETLMRFRDRHQDPSGTDLEYAARINGYADVEAFIDAHSGSPWFVSMVGFVAGLPFMYQMVPRERQIQVPKYLRPRTDTPKQTVGYGGCFSCIYSVRGAGGYQMFGVTPMPIYDPTGNMPHIDDSMIYFRPGDIVKHRPITREEYDTLQAAAEAGEFKPRTAEFVFDLDDFTADPDSVANRVKEVLNEH, encoded by the coding sequence ATGAACGCTGAATCCGTTACGGAAACTGCTGCGGCACGCTATAGCGTTGCGGGCGATGAATTCCTGTTCGTCGAGCTCAGCGAATCGATGACACTGGAGGCTTTCTTTCGCTCGATCTCGATCACTGGTCGTCTGCGGGAGAGGGCGTTACCTGGGGTGCTGGAAATCTGTCCGGCCAATGCCTCCTATCAGGTACGCATTGATCCGCAGCAGATATCGGTGAGCCAGTTGCAGGCCGAGCTGGAAGATATCGATGCCGAAGTATCCAGCCAGTCCGTTCAGAGGCTGACCACGCGGGTGGTTGAGGTACCGGTGCTGTACAACGATCCCTGGACCCATGAAACGCTGATGCGTTTTCGGGATCGCCATCAGGATCCAAGTGGTACGGATCTCGAGTATGCCGCACGCATCAATGGCTATGCCGATGTCGAGGCCTTTATCGATGCTCACAGTGGCAGCCCTTGGTTTGTGTCGATGGTGGGCTTTGTTGCCGGTTTGCCGTTCATGTACCAGATGGTGCCTCGCGAACGCCAGATCCAGGTGCCCAAGTATCTGCGGCCGCGTACCGATACTCCGAAGCAGACCGTCGGTTACGGTGGCTGTTTCAGCTGCATCTATTCAGTGCGTGGGGCGGGGGGCTACCAGATGTTCGGTGTCACGCCGATGCCGATCTACGACCCCACTGGCAACATGCCGCATATCGACGACTCGATGATCTACTTCCGGCCCGGCGATATCGTCAAGCACCGTCCGATCACCCGTGAGGAGTATGACACCTTGCAGGCCGCCGCCGAGGCTGGTGAGTTCAAGCCACGAACAGCCGAGTTCGTGTTTGATCTGGATGATTTCACTGCCGATCCCGATAGTGTCGCCAATCGTGTCAAGGAGGTGCTCAATGAGCATTGA
- a CDS encoding SDR family NAD(P)-dependent oxidoreductase, with protein sequence MSNLIRDDGLNGKVAMISGAASGIGQALAVCYARAGARVVAGYYPGDPHDVQDTVAAVNEAGGECLPFAVDVRSTEQCDAFARSAVDTFGSLDIAVAGAGILRQSTLAQLSDERWNDMLSVDLGGVMRIFRSAADAMTGPGAMVAISSIAGGVYGWDDHAHYAAAKSGLLGLVKSLAVELAPRGIRVNTIIPGLIETPQSLDSVNSLGPDGLKEAGRYIPAGRVGRAEEVATTVRFLTSDDSAYITGQQLIVDGGLTVRWPG encoded by the coding sequence ATGAGCAATTTAATTCGCGACGATGGATTGAACGGCAAGGTAGCAATGATTTCAGGGGCTGCCAGCGGCATCGGTCAGGCCCTGGCCGTCTGTTATGCCCGTGCGGGAGCGCGAGTGGTAGCTGGCTACTACCCGGGAGACCCTCATGATGTGCAAGATACGGTTGCCGCGGTCAACGAGGCAGGTGGAGAATGCTTGCCCTTTGCAGTAGATGTGCGCAGTACTGAACAATGTGATGCCTTTGCCCGAAGTGCAGTGGATACCTTTGGTTCGCTAGACATTGCGGTGGCTGGTGCCGGTATTCTCCGTCAGTCGACACTGGCGCAGCTTAGTGATGAGCGCTGGAATGACATGCTGTCCGTGGATCTCGGTGGGGTGATGCGCATCTTCCGCAGTGCTGCTGATGCCATGACCGGCCCTGGTGCCATGGTGGCAATCTCATCCATCGCCGGTGGTGTCTATGGCTGGGATGACCATGCCCACTATGCGGCTGCCAAGAGTGGCTTATTGGGATTGGTGAAATCTCTGGCTGTCGAACTGGCCCCGCGAGGCATCCGCGTCAATACCATCATTCCCGGTTTGATCGAGACGCCGCAGTCACTGGATTCGGTGAATTCGCTGGGACCCGATGGCCTCAAGGAGGCGGGGCGCTATATTCCTGCCGGTCGGGTAGGCCGGGCCGAGGAAGTCGCAACGACAGTACGTTTCCTTACCAGCGATGACTCAGCGTATATCACCGGTCAGCAGTTGATCGTCGATGGCGGACTGACGGTGCGCTGGCCGGGCTGA